From one Montipora capricornis isolate CH-2021 chromosome 10, ASM3666992v2, whole genome shotgun sequence genomic stretch:
- the LOC138021379 gene encoding rhodopsin-like: MANDTAKDLSSKQLCFVCINAIFVIEFVVIFIINAYTFTVFARNHNLCKRTTYLIINLTIADLLSGAVSGPLELFYMNRTLDLHPGFSWQKLSSVTFLSIFTISSLTNLSLISLERLHATVYPFSHCSLGGKLYFKVIIFSWVLSVLISCVDAVLFVFMPVKFFYAWASHIVFALLIIAFSYIIIAVKVHKHPPAMPYGTTVAGSDTKLSITLFIVTLVSLVTTLPWALYAAIKPMHIWNRKSHIESELAINYIVHGLYYACPVANPLIYAIRMKEFRQAVIKGLPCKRSHEESRHKSSN; the protein is encoded by the coding sequence ATGGCTAACGACACGGCAAAAGATCTCTCTAGTAAACAGCTCTGCTTTGTTTGCATcaatgcgattttcgtcatcgAGTTTGTCGTCATATTTATCATCAACGCTTACACGTTCACCGTCTTTGCAAGAAACCACAACTTGTGCAAGCGAACGACTTATCTAATTATAAATCTCACCATAGCGGACTTACTTTCGGGAGCGGTTTCAGGACCTTTGGAATTATTCTACATGAATCGGACATTGGACCTCCATCCAGGTTTTAGTTGGCAAAAACTGAGTAGCGTCACATTTCTGAGCATATTTACCATATCGTCGTTGACTAATCTTTCTTTAATCTCCTTAGAACGCCTTCATGCAACAGTTTATCCGTTTAGTCATTGTTCACTTGGGGGAAAGTTGTATTTTAAAGTCATTATATTCAGTTGGGTTTTATCTGTCTTGATCTCATGTGTGGACGCTGTTCTTTTCGTCTTCATGCCGGTTAAATTTTTTTACGCCTGGGCATCACATATCGTTTTCGCTCTTTTGATAATCGCGTTCTCTTACATAATCATTGCAGTTAAAGTCCACAAACATCCTCCTGCAATGCCTTATGGCACGACGGTTGCAGGTTCTGATACCAAATtatcaataacactttttaTAGTAACTCTTGTATCTCTGGTGACGACTTTACCGTGGGCCTTATATGCAGCCATCAAGCCTATGCATATTTGGAACAGAAAGTCCCACATTGAGAGTGAACTCGCTATTAACTACATCGTCCATGGACTCTATTACGCGTGTCCAGTTGCAAATCCATTGATTTATGCCATAAGAATGAAAGAGTTTAGGCAAGCAGTGATCAAAGGACTTCCTTGCAAGAGATCACACGAGGAGTCAAGACACAAATCAAGCAATTGA